From a region of the Neobacillus niacini genome:
- a CDS encoding LTA synthase family protein yields the protein MIKISSTGLQHPIVLLLVVLFVKIYAFQVVVFENISFFHVLLVEFPMWAFVLSVLTLLFKKRTWLAIWLYSLILSVLFIVVVYYTRYFSTVPSYYDVKQIYQSNSVGGTVALLGSPYDFLFFLDTILIVPVMWFFKKRATSFVSAKRWAVSFGCIGLIMTVIAFRYPLIDVSYFAKKHGYIQSQFVQAYENSLGTAFASQEYMSEKELEKLKGNKYVPAAEHSTFGLAKDRHVFIIQWESLQEFTINQKINGQEITPNLNAFLKESAYFDNVYQQIGAGNTSDAEWLMHTSLYPEGMDPTVNTLEGEEIPSLVRTLKKNGYGAATYHADDITYWSRDKLYPALGFDYIYTSNEIPNEKEIGFGPADEVLFKFVDEQLPKQLKTHEKMYSNIITLTSHTPFEMPEEYEFLDLPENFKETYVGNYFQSVRYTDEQIGLFIKQLKKLGIYDESVILIYGDHSGLHGAPVTEKDKTILKEVLGHEYTMQDRFVVPVLFTVPGLFTGEKYSNLGGQVDLMPTLLNLLGIEHDTQMIGHNLFHYKKNLLGMRYYLPGGSFISDKTFYTAPSAKLPASIYDRKTMKKTKNTNRLQESIDNTLAIMEYSDYIRKEQTEDR from the coding sequence ATGATTAAGATTTCGAGTACTGGTTTACAACATCCAATTGTATTACTATTGGTTGTTTTGTTTGTAAAAATTTATGCTTTCCAGGTTGTCGTTTTTGAAAATATATCATTTTTTCATGTGCTGCTTGTTGAGTTTCCAATGTGGGCATTTGTTTTATCGGTCCTGACGCTGCTTTTTAAAAAACGGACCTGGTTAGCCATATGGCTTTATAGCTTAATCCTGTCAGTTCTGTTCATTGTCGTTGTTTATTATACACGGTATTTTTCAACCGTACCATCTTATTATGATGTCAAACAAATTTATCAATCCAACTCTGTTGGAGGCACAGTTGCCCTGCTTGGAAGCCCTTATGACTTTTTATTTTTCTTAGATACGATCTTAATCGTCCCGGTTATGTGGTTTTTCAAAAAAAGGGCAACATCCTTTGTCTCAGCAAAGAGATGGGCAGTCAGCTTTGGCTGTATCGGACTCATCATGACTGTTATCGCTTTTCGCTATCCTTTAATTGATGTATCCTACTTTGCAAAGAAGCATGGCTATATCCAATCTCAATTCGTTCAAGCCTATGAAAACAGCCTTGGGACAGCCTTTGCCAGCCAGGAGTATATGTCAGAAAAGGAACTTGAAAAGCTAAAAGGCAATAAATATGTCCCAGCTGCAGAACATAGCACCTTTGGTCTTGCAAAAGACCGCCATGTTTTTATTATCCAATGGGAGTCATTACAGGAATTCACCATTAATCAAAAGATTAATGGACAGGAAATCACACCCAATTTAAATGCATTCTTAAAAGAAAGTGCCTATTTCGATAATGTTTATCAGCAAATTGGGGCAGGTAACACATCAGATGCTGAATGGCTCATGCACACCTCCTTATACCCGGAAGGCATGGACCCTACCGTTAATACCCTTGAGGGTGAAGAGATTCCTTCACTTGTTCGGACTCTAAAAAAGAATGGCTACGGTGCTGCAACCTATCATGCCGATGATATTACCTATTGGAGTCGTGATAAGTTATATCCAGCACTGGGATTTGATTATATCTATACCAGTAACGAGATTCCAAATGAAAAGGAAATTGGCTTTGGTCCCGCGGATGAAGTGCTGTTTAAATTTGTGGACGAACAACTTCCTAAACAGTTGAAGACGCACGAGAAAATGTATTCGAATATTATTACGCTCACAAGCCATACACCATTTGAAATGCCTGAAGAATACGAGTTTCTAGACTTACCAGAAAACTTTAAGGAAACGTATGTGGGGAATTACTTTCAATCAGTTCGTTATACGGATGAACAAATTGGCTTGTTCATCAAACAGCTAAAGAAGCTTGGAATCTATGATGAATCTGTTATTCTGATTTATGGTGATCACTCTGGCCTTCACGGTGCACCTGTTACTGAAAAAGATAAGACCATATTAAAAGAGGTTTTAGGTCACGAATATACAATGCAGGACCGCTTTGTTGTACCAGTGTTATTTACGGTTCCTGGTCTCTTTACGGGGGAAAAGTATTCAAACCTCGGCGGGCAAGTTGACCTGATGCCGACCCTATTAAACTTACTCGGCATAGAACACGACACGCAGATGATTGGCCACAATCTTTTTCACTATAAAAAGAACCTGCTTGGAATGCGTTATTACCTGCCAGGAGGATCGTTTATAAGTGATAAAACTTTTTACACGGCACCAAGTGCGAAGCTTCCCGCCTCCATCTATGACCGAAAAACGATGAAGAAAACAAAGAATACCAATCGCCTTCAAGAAAGCATCGATAACACCTTAGCCATCATGGAATACTCAGATTATATCCGCAAGGAACAAACAGAAGATAGGTAA
- a CDS encoding DUF418 domain-containing protein has translation MKPTERTERIEILDYLRGFALMGIILVNILPLLSVKLPEQGTGDASYQMFLFLFVEGRFYTLFSFLFGVGFFLFISRANAKGKNGYILFLRRVAALFILGWFHVKFHPGEALTVYAITGLLLLPFYKLKKENNLALGLILLIALSIMASKLFMVVPLILLGIAAGQYRLFEGVAGKVKKVVIGTALLLIVSITGLIYQYQHAPSYPFGFYNGVDETTYRFLSIGIMIGPLVSALYVGVLILLLQFQTVQKLLSPLKSYGRMALTNYIFQTVFIYLAGYVFNMFESLTYLQSLLVCLTIYIIQLTFSVIWLRFFQFGPLEWIWRVVTYLEVPTIKKQVEEVH, from the coding sequence TTGAAGCCAACGGAACGTACTGAACGAATAGAAATCCTCGATTATTTACGGGGGTTTGCCTTGATGGGAATAATCTTAGTAAATATCTTGCCGCTGTTGTCAGTTAAATTACCTGAACAAGGAACAGGGGATGCTTCCTATCAAATGTTTCTCTTTTTATTTGTTGAGGGCAGATTTTATACGCTTTTCTCTTTTTTGTTCGGTGTAGGCTTTTTTCTATTTATCTCAAGAGCAAATGCGAAGGGGAAAAATGGCTATATCTTATTCTTGCGACGGGTGGCGGCTCTGTTTATCTTAGGTTGGTTCCATGTTAAATTCCACCCGGGTGAGGCATTGACCGTTTATGCGATAACTGGACTGCTTTTACTCCCATTTTACAAATTGAAAAAGGAAAATAACCTTGCCCTTGGCTTAATCTTGCTAATCGCCCTAAGTATAATGGCTTCGAAGCTGTTTATGGTTGTACCGCTGATACTGCTGGGGATTGCTGCTGGTCAATATCGCCTGTTTGAAGGAGTGGCGGGGAAGGTGAAAAAGGTAGTAATCGGTACGGCTCTTTTGTTAATCGTTAGTATAACTGGACTGATTTATCAGTATCAACATGCACCGTCATATCCATTTGGTTTTTATAATGGAGTAGATGAAACAACTTATCGATTTTTAAGTATAGGAATCATGATTGGACCGCTTGTTTCGGCTTTATATGTTGGGGTGCTGATTCTGCTTTTGCAATTCCAGACTGTTCAGAAGCTGTTATCTCCTTTGAAGAGCTATGGGCGGATGGCACTGACAAACTATATCTTTCAAACTGTCTTTATCTATCTAGCAGGTTACGTATTCAACATGTTTGAGTCATTAACCTATCTTCAATCCCTACTAGTTTGTCTTACGATTTATATTATTCAGCTTACCTTTAGTGTGATCTGGCTGCGTTTTTTTCAATTTGGACCATTAGAGTGGATTTGGCGTGTTGTCACGTACTTGGAGGTTCCAACGATAAAGAAACAAGTAGAAGAGGTACATTAA
- a CDS encoding DUF2642 domain-containing protein: MVFKELLGKNIEIEISGGNFYSGILVDSGLDILVLYVGRSDRFFYIPTVHIQRVKEAKVDENSVVYEPPLEKPLESESQTISFRGILTNAKGRFVEVYVTGNKSIHGYLTSIMNNHFVFYSPVYKTVFISMDHVKWLIPYPEHSTPYSISNQTLPAAPASIPLARSFEDQCKKLENQLVVIDGGDSSEKIGLLQKVWNNQLTLITAERDIVYRNLEHVKTIHFA, translated from the coding sequence ATGGTGTTTAAAGAATTACTTGGTAAAAATATTGAGATAGAGATTTCAGGTGGGAATTTTTACTCAGGTATATTAGTTGATTCTGGATTAGATATTCTTGTTTTATATGTGGGAAGAAGTGATAGGTTCTTTTATATTCCAACAGTTCATATTCAGCGGGTGAAAGAAGCAAAAGTGGACGAAAATTCGGTAGTGTATGAACCTCCTTTAGAAAAACCGCTTGAATCAGAATCACAAACGATCTCTTTTCGGGGAATATTGACGAATGCCAAGGGAAGATTTGTCGAGGTATATGTAACAGGTAATAAATCCATTCACGGCTATTTGACGAGTATCATGAATAATCACTTTGTGTTTTACTCACCCGTATACAAAACAGTGTTCATTTCGATGGATCATGTTAAATGGTTAATACCCTATCCGGAGCATAGTACTCCTTATTCCATCAGCAATCAGACTCTGCCTGCAGCTCCTGCCTCCATTCCATTAGCGAGAAGTTTTGAAGATCAATGCAAAAAGTTAGAAAACCAGCTTGTGGTTATTGATGGTGGTGATAGCAGTGAAAAGATTGGCTTACTTCAAAAAGTCTGGAATAACCAATTAACACTAATTACAGCAGAAAGGGATATCGTGTATCGCAATTTAGAGCATGTAAAAACAATACATTTCGCGTGA
- a CDS encoding arsenic transporter encodes MIQPMVWMTIFAFVVTLIFILWRPRGINEAIPATIGAIFVIISGSVSLTDLGVITETISGAAITIMATIVMAIVLESFGFFNWVAEKLAAKAKGSGIRLFWYVNLLCFLMTLFFNNDGSILITTPILVMLLNNMGLKNHQKIPYLLSGGLIATASSAPIGVSNIVNLIALKIVDMDLYLHTAMMFVPATLGLLLLVGLLFLRFKKVIPKTVPIKVSGLTRKSYHPLKPSPAYSTERERSRFMRNVLLFVFAVRLSLFAASYFAIPVSLMAVIGSLVLLGWRWVYLKISPVDMLKKTPWYILVFAFSMYVIIYGLNNIGLTNMLIDYMRPMVQGSLLHASVMMGALLTVLSNIFNNHPALMVGTLTLMNMDLSPLALKISYLANVIGSDMGSLLLPMGTLATLMWMHIVRKGKVMITWWEYVKITFVVIPPATLFTLVVLYYWVSWLFGGALQ; translated from the coding sequence ATGATTCAACCTATGGTTTGGATGACCATTTTCGCTTTTGTAGTTACGCTCATCTTTATACTTTGGAGACCTAGAGGAATAAATGAAGCCATTCCTGCCACAATTGGTGCAATTTTTGTGATCATCAGTGGAAGTGTTTCTCTTACAGACCTTGGAGTTATTACCGAAACCATCTCAGGTGCGGCCATTACCATTATGGCCACCATCGTAATGGCGATTGTTTTAGAAAGTTTTGGATTTTTTAATTGGGTGGCAGAGAAGCTCGCTGCTAAAGCAAAGGGGTCAGGTATCCGCTTATTCTGGTATGTTAACCTTTTATGCTTTCTTATGACACTTTTCTTCAATAATGATGGAAGTATTTTAATCACTACTCCGATTCTTGTCATGTTGTTAAACAATATGGGGTTGAAAAATCATCAAAAGATACCCTATTTATTATCAGGAGGATTAATTGCTACAGCCTCGAGTGCTCCCATTGGTGTAAGCAATATCGTCAACCTCATCGCCTTAAAGATAGTAGATATGGATTTATATTTGCACACGGCGATGATGTTTGTACCGGCAACACTCGGTCTTTTGTTGCTAGTAGGACTGCTCTTCCTTCGCTTTAAAAAAGTAATCCCAAAAACTGTTCCTATTAAAGTTTCCGGATTGACTCGGAAGTCGTATCATCCACTAAAACCTAGTCCTGCTTATTCCACTGAAAGAGAACGGTCTCGGTTTATGCGAAATGTCCTTCTGTTTGTATTTGCCGTACGCCTTAGTCTCTTTGCCGCATCATACTTTGCGATCCCTGTTTCGTTAATGGCTGTTATTGGCTCTCTTGTTCTTTTAGGCTGGAGATGGGTTTATTTAAAAATTTCGCCGGTCGACATGCTGAAAAAAACTCCATGGTATATTCTTGTTTTCGCCTTTAGTATGTATGTCATTATTTACGGTCTGAATAATATTGGTTTGACCAATATGCTTATTGATTATATGCGTCCAATGGTACAAGGAAGCCTGCTCCATGCGAGTGTGATGATGGGAGCACTATTAACAGTTCTCTCAAACATCTTTAATAATCATCCGGCACTCATGGTCGGAACGCTTACGTTAATGAATATGGACCTTAGCCCGCTAGCCTTAAAAATCTCCTATTTAGCCAATGTAATAGGAAGTGATATGGGGTCATTATTACTGCCAATGGGAACACTTGCAACGTTAATGTGGATGCACATCGTTCGAAAAGGAAAAGTCATGATCACGTGGTGGGAATATGTAAAAATCACATTTGTTGTTATTCCTCCAGCGACGCTGTTTACATTAGTTGTCTTATATTATTGGGTTTCATGGTTATTTGGCGGAGCACTACAGTAG
- the aroD gene encoding type I 3-dehydroquinate dehydratase, whose amino-acid sequence MKRNVKVRGLTIGEGAPKICVPMVGATITELVEEASFLKTVDLDVVEWRVDFFEHVEDIEKVKEALNAIRSILLDTPLVFTFRSKKEGGEKEVSAAYYFELNKVMAESGQVDIVDVELFNDDEEVKRLVGTAHSCDVFVIISNHDFDKTPAKEEIVSRLRKAQELGGDLPKIAVMPRNTADVLTLLDATNTMNEQYADRPIITMSMAGKGVISRLAGEIFGSALTFGAAKKASAPGQVPVTDLRNILSVINRHL is encoded by the coding sequence ATGAAAAGAAACGTTAAGGTTAGAGGATTAACAATAGGGGAAGGCGCACCTAAAATTTGTGTTCCAATGGTTGGGGCAACCATCACGGAGTTAGTAGAAGAAGCCTCATTTCTTAAAACAGTCGACTTAGATGTTGTGGAGTGGCGTGTTGATTTTTTTGAGCATGTGGAGGATATCGAGAAAGTAAAAGAGGCATTGAATGCAATACGATCCATTCTGCTTGATACACCGCTCGTTTTTACATTCCGCAGTAAAAAAGAGGGCGGAGAAAAGGAAGTCAGCGCTGCATACTATTTTGAATTAAATAAGGTGATGGCGGAGAGTGGTCAGGTAGATATTGTGGATGTTGAGCTATTTAATGATGATGAAGAGGTCAAAAGGCTTGTTGGCACAGCACATAGCTGCGATGTATTTGTTATTATTTCTAATCATGATTTTGATAAAACGCCGGCAAAGGAAGAGATTGTCTCCCGTTTACGTAAGGCCCAGGAGTTAGGCGGAGATTTACCGAAAATCGCGGTTATGCCGAGGAACACTGCAGACGTATTAACCTTATTGGATGCCACCAATACAATGAATGAGCAATACGCAGATAGACCGATCATTACGATGTCAATGGCAGGTAAGGGAGTCATCAGCCGTTTAGCAGGTGAAATATTTGGGTCTGCACTAACATTTGGCGCTGCTAAGAAAGCTTCCGCTCCTGGTCAGGTGCCTGTCACCGATTTACGGAACATTTTATCAGTAATTAATAGACATTTATAA
- a CDS encoding shikimate kinase gives MESILFVLGRWKPLSNSSLREKNIVFIGFMGAGKTTIGKLVAKKLYRDFIDIDEEIEKEYNMPIPKIFAEIGEKAFREKEKELIQNLCDYKLKIISVGGGAFLQEEIRRVCLSSSIVFYLDITWEAWKTRLSSIIDSRPVLQGKSMAEIEELFYKRKEIYKNNYHSTIEISNQDMDELAESIVKTLKLSWELHETK, from the coding sequence ATGGAATCAATATTATTTGTCCTTGGGAGATGGAAGCCGTTGTCAAACAGTTCATTGAGAGAAAAAAATATCGTTTTTATTGGTTTTATGGGTGCAGGGAAAACAACGATTGGAAAGTTGGTAGCTAAAAAGCTGTACCGAGATTTTATTGATATTGATGAAGAAATTGAAAAAGAGTACAACATGCCAATACCTAAAATTTTTGCTGAAATTGGTGAAAAAGCCTTTAGAGAAAAGGAAAAAGAATTAATTCAGAATTTATGTGACTATAAGCTAAAGATTATTTCAGTTGGAGGGGGAGCATTCCTTCAGGAAGAAATCCGAAGGGTATGTCTTTCATCAAGTATTGTATTTTATTTGGATATTACCTGGGAGGCATGGAAGACCCGTTTAAGTTCGATTATTGACAGCCGTCCGGTCCTGCAAGGTAAGTCAATGGCAGAGATAGAAGAGTTATTTTACAAAAGAAAAGAAATTTATAAAAATAACTATCACTCAACGATTGAAATTAGCAATCAAGACATGGATGAATTAGCGGAGAGCATTGTAAAAACCCTGAAATTATCTTGGGAGTTGCACGAAACCAAGTAA
- a CDS encoding potassium channel family protein, whose amino-acid sequence MSFKKFLYYITKLRNRIFFPVFILYVLFAAYIILYIEPETFGTYLTAIYWVLTTLATVGFGDYAPVTQMGQAFTIMLYITGIGLVSVFIGKMIKIVYLFDKLKVGGKMKYTGKNHIILIGWSDKSKLAIQEILKSDKSIDIVIIDELENSPMVEKQLYYVRGDATDEETLLQANLPEAKGVIIFADQITQDNYATKDPMLVDGKTLLIAAAITSIEEKLNTPIHVTAEVVYQKHIRLFQRVKVDEFIPTQEMISHAAVRSLFSHGVTNMYSELMSTQYKEAMYEISKQPEWITYRDAFRDLLDKGATLVADRGNLHINQKLDEPIPEDAQLFVICDKETLLKINPNYKPAK is encoded by the coding sequence ATGTCCTTTAAAAAATTTCTATACTATATAACGAAGCTGCGTAACAGAATATTTTTTCCGGTATTTATTTTATACGTTTTATTCGCCGCCTATATTATTTTGTACATTGAACCAGAGACATTTGGGACCTATCTCACTGCTATTTATTGGGTGCTGACAACACTTGCCACGGTTGGGTTCGGTGACTATGCTCCCGTCACCCAGATGGGCCAGGCATTCACAATTATGTTGTATATTACGGGTATTGGGCTGGTCAGCGTTTTTATTGGAAAAATGATAAAAATAGTCTATCTGTTTGATAAACTCAAGGTTGGTGGAAAAATGAAATATACAGGGAAAAACCATATCATTCTAATTGGCTGGAGTGACAAATCCAAGCTTGCTATCCAAGAAATTTTGAAATCGGACAAATCTATTGATATTGTCATTATCGACGAACTAGAAAATTCACCAATGGTCGAGAAACAATTGTATTATGTCCGCGGTGATGCAACCGATGAAGAAACCCTGTTACAAGCTAATTTGCCTGAAGCAAAGGGTGTTATTATTTTTGCCGACCAAATAACACAAGACAATTATGCAACAAAGGACCCCATGCTCGTTGATGGAAAAACACTGTTGATTGCCGCAGCCATTACATCAATAGAAGAAAAACTAAATACTCCGATTCACGTAACGGCAGAAGTTGTTTATCAAAAGCACATTCGCCTATTCCAAAGAGTAAAGGTGGATGAATTTATTCCAACACAGGAAATGATTTCACATGCAGCCGTCCGCTCTCTCTTTTCCCATGGTGTTACCAACATGTATTCTGAGTTAATGAGCACCCAATATAAAGAAGCTATGTATGAAATATCGAAACAGCCTGAATGGATAACCTACCGGGATGCCTTTAGGGATTTGCTCGATAAAGGTGCAACGCTTGTAGCAGATCGGGGGAACCTTCATATCAATCAGAAACTCGACGAACCGATTCCGGAGGATGCCCAGCTTTTTGTGATTTGTGATAAAGAAACACTTTTGAAAATAAATCCTAATTACAAGCCCGCAAAATAA
- a CDS encoding MFS transporter — MTRDQRKKITMLMINMFIAIGSFGIIIPILPAYLESINQGGTAAGLFIAIFAGAQFIFSPIAGKWTDQYGRRKMIIYGLAGLTLSMFIFYASNSIWVLYASRAVGGIGCAMLVPAIFAYIADITTMEQRAKGNSLVSAAMSLGIVVGPGIGGFLAGFGLKFPILVSALVSLVSVLFSVLLLKESQTTPIGDSADMPHDNESMASKIARSVKMPYFIPLVITLVMSFGLIAYESVIGLYLDNQFQSSAKDIAIMVTATGIVSVIVQLFVVDRIVNRYGERSVLNVFIAVAAAGFLFSLFASSYSLFFIISLFIFLSTSILRPVLNTLISKLAGNEQGFAMGMNNAYMSIGNVLGPTLAGLLYDVKISYPFILGFVLLVITLFITFTWQKKSLKTKAVL; from the coding sequence ATGACAAGAGATCAACGAAAGAAAATCACCATGTTGATGATCAACATGTTTATAGCAATTGGGAGTTTTGGAATCATTATTCCCATATTACCGGCCTATTTGGAGTCCATTAATCAAGGTGGAACAGCTGCAGGCCTGTTCATAGCAATCTTTGCCGGCGCTCAGTTCATCTTTTCTCCGATTGCAGGCAAATGGACAGATCAGTATGGCCGCAGAAAGATGATTATTTACGGACTAGCAGGTTTAACCCTGTCAATGTTTATTTTTTACGCTTCCAACTCCATATGGGTACTTTATGCCTCTCGTGCAGTTGGCGGGATTGGCTGCGCAATGCTTGTTCCTGCTATTTTTGCTTACATCGCAGACATTACAACGATGGAGCAACGTGCAAAAGGGAATAGCTTAGTTTCAGCAGCTATGTCTCTTGGAATTGTTGTGGGTCCTGGAATTGGTGGTTTCTTGGCAGGGTTCGGTTTGAAATTTCCTATTTTAGTATCAGCACTTGTATCTTTAGTCTCTGTCTTGTTTTCCGTTCTCCTATTAAAAGAGAGCCAAACAACTCCTATTGGAGACTCAGCAGATATGCCCCATGACAATGAGTCCATGGCAAGCAAAATAGCCCGATCAGTGAAAATGCCATATTTTATTCCACTTGTAATTACACTTGTAATGAGTTTTGGATTAATTGCCTACGAATCGGTTATAGGTTTATACCTTGACAACCAATTTCAATCTTCCGCGAAAGATATCGCCATAATGGTTACAGCAACCGGTATTGTCAGTGTTATTGTTCAGCTCTTTGTGGTTGATAGAATTGTAAATCGTTACGGTGAAAGATCTGTATTAAATGTATTTATTGCTGTAGCGGCAGCTGGATTTTTATTTTCACTGTTCGCTTCAAGCTACTCACTATTCTTTATCATTTCACTTTTTATTTTCCTATCCACCTCTATACTCCGCCCAGTGTTGAATACGTTGATTTCCAAGCTGGCAGGAAACGAACAGGGCTTTGCAATGGGGATGAATAATGCTTATATGAGTATTGGTAACGTCCTTGGACCAACACTTGCAGGATTACTATATGACGTCAAGATTTCCTATCCTTTCATATTGGGATTTGTATTATTAGTCATAACACTTTTCATTACCTTCACATGGCAAAAGAAATCACTAAAAACAAAAGCGGTATTATAG
- a CDS encoding DUF4395 domain-containing protein has protein sequence MPDKVRSIPRPLVKTNQWVIVISAVLTLVFGEGWFLILPLLAGISGIVFKYNPIMNIAKLFLRKKPDEYIPEDWEQQQFNQKIAVFCLAAGFMSFLLGWNTVGYVFTIIVATAALVAILGFCIGCFIHYQWKMYKYKKSN, from the coding sequence TTGCCTGATAAAGTACGATCTATACCAAGACCGCTTGTGAAAACAAACCAATGGGTGATTGTCATTAGTGCCGTTTTAACACTGGTTTTCGGTGAGGGATGGTTTTTAATACTCCCATTACTTGCAGGAATATCGGGAATTGTTTTTAAATATAATCCGATAATGAATATTGCAAAGCTTTTTCTAAGGAAAAAACCAGATGAGTATATCCCGGAGGACTGGGAGCAGCAACAATTTAATCAAAAAATAGCTGTATTTTGTTTGGCGGCTGGGTTCATGAGTTTTCTGCTTGGCTGGAATACAGTGGGGTATGTGTTCACCATTATCGTTGCCACCGCGGCATTAGTGGCTATCCTAGGGTTTTGCATTGGCTGTTTTATTCATTATCAATGGAAGATGTATAAATATAAAAAGAGCAATTAA
- a CDS encoding PRD domain-containing protein, which translates to MKIKKILNNNAVVVLDNNEEKIAIGAGIAYEKRKNDIINPSKIEKLFVMKENEKFQQLLQQIPEKHFSISEDIISYAEDNLGLKLNEHIHIGLTDHLSFAIERATEGIHLKNKLFDEIKILYKKEFDIGMWAIRHIEKMTGVKMPVDEAAYIALHIHTSKPQSSDMKQTLRQTAIIGEMIQTIKNSLKISIEEDDLSYQRLMTHLRFTLSRVSDESQQIMDDEMLTMLKKKFALSYNVSQKVAKLLAKNHGITLPEQELGYITIHIERIRNR; encoded by the coding sequence GTGAAAATAAAAAAAATCCTCAATAACAATGCTGTTGTAGTTTTAGACAACAATGAAGAAAAGATAGCCATTGGTGCGGGAATTGCCTATGAAAAAAGGAAGAATGACATCATCAATCCAAGTAAAATTGAAAAGCTATTTGTTATGAAGGAAAATGAGAAATTCCAACAGCTTCTGCAGCAAATACCTGAAAAACATTTTTCTATCTCTGAAGATATTATCTCCTATGCAGAAGATAATCTGGGGTTAAAATTAAACGAGCATATTCATATCGGGCTAACAGATCACCTGTCTTTTGCTATTGAAAGAGCAACAGAGGGAATTCACCTGAAAAATAAACTTTTTGATGAAATAAAGATCCTTTATAAAAAAGAATTTGATATTGGCATGTGGGCAATAAGACATATTGAAAAAATGACAGGAGTAAAAATGCCAGTGGATGAAGCAGCCTACATTGCCCTGCACATTCATACCTCAAAGCCCCAAAGCAGCGATATGAAACAAACACTACGGCAGACTGCTATCATTGGTGAAATGATTCAGACCATTAAAAATTCACTTAAGATATCAATAGAAGAAGATGACCTTTCTTATCAGCGTTTAATGACTCATCTGAGATTTACTCTATCCAGAGTAAGTGATGAATCCCAGCAAATAATGGATGATGAAATGCTCACGATGCTGAAAAAAAAATTCGCACTATCCTACAATGTTTCACAGAAAGTAGCCAAGCTTCTTGCGAAAAACCATGGTATCACCCTGCCTGAACAAGAACTCGGATATATCACCATTCATATAGAAAGAATTAGAAATAGATAA